From Haemorhous mexicanus isolate bHaeMex1 chromosome 1, bHaeMex1.pri, whole genome shotgun sequence, one genomic window encodes:
- the PDCD6 gene encoding programmed cell death protein 6 isoform X1 — translation MAAGYQQRPNGGSALPDPSFLWSVFQRVDKDRSGIICDNELQQALSNGTWTPFNPATVRSILGMFDRENKGGVNFNEFTGVWKYITDWQNVFRTYDRDNSGMIDKNELKQALTGYRLSDQFYDILIRKFDRQGKGQVAFDDFIQCCVVLQRLTDVFRRYDTDQDGWIQVSYEQYLSMVFSIV, via the exons ATGGCGGCGGGGTACCAGCAGCGGCCGAACGGCGGCAGCGCCCTGCCCGACCCCTCCTTCCTGTGGAGCGTCTTCCAGAG agtTGATAAAGACAGGAGTGGAATAATATGTGATAATGAACTTCAGCAGGCATTATCCAATG GCACGTGGACTCCATTTAATCCAGCAACAGTCAGGTCAATTCTTG GCATGTTtgacagagaaaacaaaggGGGTGTGAACTTCAATGAATTCACAGGAGTCTGGAAATACATCACAGACTGGCAGAATGTCTTTCGAACGTATGACAGAGACAATTCTGGAATGATTGACAAAAATGAACTAAAGCAAGCACTAACAG GTTACCGACTGTCTGATCAATTCTATGATATCCTTATTCGGAAATTTGACAGACAAGGAAAAGGACAAGTTGCTTTTGATGATTTTATTCAGTGCTGTGTTGTTCTACAG AGGCTGACTGATGTGTTTCGACGATACGACACTGACCAGGATGGCTGGATTCAGGTGTCCTACGAGCAGTATCTTTCCATGGTCTTCAGCATTGTATGA
- the PDCD6 gene encoding programmed cell death protein 6 isoform X2, whose product MAAGYQQRPNGGSALPDPSFLWSVFQRVDKDRSGIICDNELQQALSNGTWTPFNPATVRSILGMFDRENKGGVNFNEFTGVWKYITDWQNVFRTYDRDNSGMIDKNELKQALTGFGYRLSDQFYDILIRKFDRQGKGQVAFDDFIQCCVVLQRLTDVFRRYDTDQDGWIQVSYEQYLSMVFSIV is encoded by the exons ATGGCGGCGGGGTACCAGCAGCGGCCGAACGGCGGCAGCGCCCTGCCCGACCCCTCCTTCCTGTGGAGCGTCTTCCAGAG agtTGATAAAGACAGGAGTGGAATAATATGTGATAATGAACTTCAGCAGGCATTATCCAATG GCACGTGGACTCCATTTAATCCAGCAACAGTCAGGTCAATTCTTG GCATGTTtgacagagaaaacaaaggGGGTGTGAACTTCAATGAATTCACAGGAGTCTGGAAATACATCACAGACTGGCAGAATGTCTTTCGAACGTATGACAGAGACAATTCTGGAATGATTGACAAAAATGAACTAAAGCAAGCACTAACAGGTTTTG GTTACCGACTGTCTGATCAATTCTATGATATCCTTATTCGGAAATTTGACAGACAAGGAAAAGGACAAGTTGCTTTTGATGATTTTATTCAGTGCTGTGTTGTTCTACAG AGGCTGACTGATGTGTTTCGACGATACGACACTGACCAGGATGGCTGGATTCAGGTGTCCTACGAGCAGTATCTTTCCATGGTCTTCAGCATTGTATGA